The Solanum lycopersicum chromosome 8, SLM_r2.1 DNA segment AGTATTTTTCAGTATCTAGGTAGGTTGTGTGTTTCAGATGTAGACGGCTACATAAGTTGTGTGTTTCAGATGTAGACGGCTAGATAGGTTGTGTGTTTCAGATGTTGACGGGTTCAGAGATCAGATTTTGATAGAGGTTCATAGCTCTAGATAATTTATTCATTCAGGTTCTGAACTTGAGAGAAGTCTTCTGGTGGAATGGTACAGGAAAGGACATTGTAGAtgttgaagtaaaatatttcaACTGTGAATAAGTAAAGGTTGAACATCAAAAGTTTGGTGGTAAGACTCGAGATACAAGTACACTATGTGAGGTGATCAACATGAATTTTATAATAGATTATGTATCATCAATATGAATCATTTTGGATGATTAGAGATGACTCAGTCATCTCACTTCTTGACTATCAAGGTCATAAATTTCACAGAGAATTTTATTCAGATTATATATTTAAGAGTTAGTTAGGCTTGTGGAGTTCTTGTGTATCATTGTTAATTGTAGTGTCTAGTTTACCatcatttttggaagtctttTCGAAAAGACTTTAGGTATCTGTGTAAATCTCAGTACAATTTCACACCCATCAATGATATGTCAAGGACTTTCAAGATTCACTTCAAGGTAATTAAAATGATTACCTACCTCTACCTAAATTTgcttataataacaattatcatTTCATCATTCAGATTAGAGGCGTACATAATCAGGTtggtttgaatttttcaaatatcaaatcaagCCATTTGTGtcgaatttttgaatttataaatcaataaaactCAGGTTTTTTCGAATTTTTCgggttttttttaataaagtatttatataaacatataatttacttgtacttcaaatatttctagTCTTGTCAAAATGCAATTATCtaagttatttctcaagaaaataacaaaaaatatgatatgattaataacactaaaatatccaataaaataattttagtaaaatcgcgtaaaataaatattgcaaattaataagtcataatgaaattgatcataatttaaaatattaaatcatgctaaaataagtttagtaagtatTGATTatatgactaaatattaaaagaaggtaaaattagatcatgtattttaattgtctaaatccatgtaaaactaaaaaacaaatattcaattttattgtcatttttagtgttgaattcattttctttttgcatttttattaatttgatttttatttacattttattataattaccaatATGTATGGACTATTATCTTTATTAGATTATTAATAATTCTAATtttcaaacatgaaataaataatattaaaagataaaaactatgaaaaagtataagtgatatttaaaaattatatcaaagaagcgtataaaaataaaattttaaaattatatatataatatcgggttggtttggtctcgggttgttattttttagttaaaaccaaATCAACCCATATATAGCGATTTATTTTTTCCAAcaccaaaccaaatcaaatcaaattttttttcggTTTAACTTGATTTGAATTTGGTTCGATTTTCGGTTTAATTTTGTATACCCCTAATTCAGAtagctccattcgaagcattttATGAAAGAAGATGTAGGTCTTTTATTGGTTAGTTCGTGAGAGTGCTTTGATTGGGTAAGACTTGGCCTATCAagtcatgaaaaaaattatattagattAGAAAATGGTTAATATATGCTCAAAGTCTACATAAATCTTATTCGGATGTGAAGCGGAGAGACTGGCATTTAAGGTTGATCATTAAACTCTCTTGGAAGTTTTACTCATGAAGGGGGTGATTCGATTTGGTAAAAGTTAAACATAgtccttaatattttttatacctTAAATTTCAAACCTATAATCGAATACGCATCCCTAAGCATACAAAAATTAGCCCGAAACTTTCAATCCTAGATTATCACAAATTTATTCAGGAATCATGAACCACATTCACCATGTGGCCCTCAAGGACCTGAGCATGTAAATTATGAAGTGTATGGTATTGTCTAATTCGTTTTGAATTCATATGAGGTTAAGAGCACACGTCTTaatctaattcttttttagGTACGTTTACAAACGGTTTGAATATATTCTGCTTCTTAAAATAaagtgaattgtataaaataaagaCAATAATATTAAGACAATATAGACCTGAATGATTTAGTGTGTTTGCAAGCAGGTTTATTCAGATAGTTTTAGCCTCATATGAATATGTTAAGCATACACTGAAACCAAAATAGAAGTGAAGTGTTATATTTAGGACAAAAGATTGTCTTCCTAAAATTATACTAAGCAAGTTTTCTCTAATACATTTTTTACATCTGTGACCGTTAATTTATATGACCaatatttaacataatttttatcttttattaaataaatattattgttataaatccattaaaTGAGTGGATAGTTTATAAAGTTAGTACATGAACAATCatccatattcactaggtttcaTTGCATaaaaatgtatctatttattatgatacttaatatggtgacttttggagtgatttctcaacctataaataaggttgttcattcactattgtatgatATACAGATGAGActtatatatacttgaataagacgaaacttcctcttcttctatctacttttcttgttttcttctctttgattatattcttatgaatgtgattttataacacgttatcagcacgagtctctagccaattaagattgagttttagttttttctttaactcatgttttggttgatctcattatgagaatcaaggtattatatGTATAACATCatgtatgtattttctaaaatatttttatgattttgaataaaatagtattcagtcactaacaattatcaggaaccgaagacatatactactatttgttgaatatgatatgctataaaaaaattttaaaatagaacaaggtataaatttttaatagcatgattttgaatattattttgattgttttgaaagacttaaagggtgagtcatgttgtacttcggtctattataccgttggttaagggtaagacgatgggTTCAAGTCTCATCGTACCAAAAAGGGTAAAACATCAGGTTAAGTCCAGATGCACatagtgaaaaatatttgaggataagacgataaattcaaattctatcgcaccaagagggtaagacatcaaaTTTGATGCACCGTGATAATAAtgtatggataagacattgagtttgaatctcaatgcaccataatggtgataaaatgatgattaagacaaaaataatacatttttcatgaaatgtcttgaaattcatcatattgaatttgctctattccttgaaaagaatgtggtaacAACATGTGATATCTCTGAAATCCGTTTGTtgacttgctccattcaatcatatgaatgtgataGCAGTGAAtgattagtctgaaagatgataaatgattaatgatatgaataagggcgCGGAACGAcagaattataatagtcatcattgtggtaatgataaaagaaagaacactatgagttcttctaatagtccttcaaaatgtgaaggcaatttttatcatcaaaatagTATGAAAAGTTattagacttgtgaatgttgtcaaccTAATAActtgacaagtttataaatcctctatcatgagacaagaagataaagtgatggtacacttgatctttcaaagtgatgttgaggtgtgtcatgaAAATATGCTGAATTTTAAAACATGATAATgtacttataatgcaaatttatgaagtacatataaatgattagtccattccttgaagagaatgtgacttgtgatgagtatcgtgaattatcgaccattctataagagaatgagtcaagatgtgataaaatcattatggatTGAATATATTCCACAACTCATTTCTATggaggtttgagaaaaaatgatatatgtcaaAACTCACCTCTACGAGAggtttgagaggaaataaattttatttggcagaAATGGCTAATCGTATTGTACGTTTATACGTCATtatggtatgtttattatgaactaccgaaagggaaaaagaaataaatagttcttgcctataagggttgtggtcattacaatacaaatttgtcattggttgtgtatctatggtacaacaaaagtaaagcaagaaagacgtcttgctcgtaatgattttgaccatgacaataataatataatttcctccttgaagaagatgctcaccatagggatggtgtcatgcaatatgtgatagtacataaaattaattgcaagttctaacgagttgtgctattatcagaagaataatattggggttgtagtaagtctcaaaaaagaactttttaagtttcgaatgaattgaaaataaatactGAGACTTTAAATCACTACAATCGAagagggttataaatatttatgtaaaagattaccccacttttcctcttgtttgttgcaGACAAACATGAACATActgatgaaatcacatgcaaaagtaaattATACATGTACTGAAATAAATATCAGTTAGCATGACCAGTTGACCATCATGGTTTGGATGTGATGCAAATATAATTGAGAATTTATGTGGCTTATATGATTAAGAactaaaagattttttaaaaattctcttgtgttgcttgttttCATTATACCAGGTAAGGTTGAGATTGTAATCCCCTAAAGTTTTTGGAatatataaaaaggtgaatatggacCAATTCACCTgccatgtggatcatttgcaacaATATGATAGGTGCATCTATGCGATGATCACGTGTGCTTTGttgttaacttacaaattggttttgTAAGGTTatttgctcgaattgttaaattAAGGGCATAGTTTCAAAttgtgaaattatattgataatgctggttgatttaggaaaaattttatgcctccaattataagAATAAAACTCCCAAATAAAGTTTGGtatgatataaatttatttaacatgtagcaacatatgtatgcatcaagccaacaagTTTTCCCCActaaaattggttcagggtcagaaaccatataattttcatctaaaatgttaaatgtgcggttatgattttaattgctccaccacgcacaaagatgaattcccaaataaggttgggatgaatgttagattttctaacattagggggagagatgattttgacagctgaaaattatgtgaggttaattatgaattaataaaatcctcgttaaataaatatgtgaacttcaAGTTCAAGAGATAATTCATTTGCATGATGTTTTAAATCAATTGCCAGATAAATGCACTGGCcttatgatataattcagctgcaaatgcttCAATCTGAAGTCCTTGAaagacagagtctatgatacgccgaagcgtaatagaccaatcggttgcaaatataaaattctttgatgaagaaaaggggcaaatgatcaatatggtcatgataatgagacaagtgctataaaagagcacattgacataacacttcataaaacctcGGAAAAGGTTAAGGTacataaaaaatgatgaaaaatgaagagatctcgacaagttatgtcatattggaattgatatcaaataaccgtcgacggtatctttgatatgaggtagcgctcaatgatataaattgtgacgaggatcttgaattcaaatatgtcatatagtTTGGACAaataaatggttggccaagtaaaatacatattcaagtatattgtttcacttagaaaaatgatgttttggacaaatagtccataaatcaaggtataatgttaGTGGGGTAcgataaattattatgcgatgGTATAATCgtaatatatcaagtataacTTGTTCCTTGGGGTATAAAGGTTTGTCGCAAAATTCCtaacattattggagatgtatTCTCCTATGGTGGATGCAATaaagtttgttttgatctgacaacataaacttgaatgcatataatgaataattgtcatgtctagctagacaatgaaggttatacGGAAATCCTTGAAGCAATCGAGGTGCCTGAAGCATATAAAAgcttgaaagaaactttttcaataaagcttcaagaatccttatatggattgaaatagtcaaggaagaaaatgatacaaaataatgaTCCTAATTGtctttgtatttttatgaaaaggtcttggtaagacaaaattttatctTGACCTActgattgataatttgacaaatgaaatatttgtctatcATTACACATACACAGATATGTTTTTGTATAAGataaatcacattcattgagtacTCCAATGATTATGATATCGCTTGACATAAAtaatgattcagtttgatctcaaaagaaggatgaagagctTCTTGGTGAAAAAACTCCACACCTTGGTGCAATCAGGCACTAGTGCATTTTGCTAACAATATTatcagatatttgttttgcagtaaatttactggcaagatttaGTTTCTCATCGAAAaaaagacattgaaatggtgttgagcacatgattgaatatcctcgaaggaccatagttatggatTTATTATATTccgaggaatccaagacaaaattgattggttacgcagatgcagaatatttatctgattcgcataaagttctatctcaagcacgctatgtgtttgcatgtggagaCACAATAATATcttggcgatcaatgaagcaaatgttgctatgcagaaataaaagccctccatgaagcaagtcgaaagTGCGTCTAGTTGAGATAAATGACGCACCATATTCAGAaaatgtgtgatttttctttgaaaaagaatatatcaaccacaatgtacgaagattgtagacatcatcacaagaaattaagtgatattTTAATCAGGAGAGTATAATACGCATTGCACTCTTTTTCCTTGATCGAGGTTTTttccactgggttttcctgtcaaggtttttaatgaggcaacaaatagtgcgtatcaaaagatatgtgtactgtTTTCCCTTCACTAGACTTTTTTCCCACAGgatttttcctagtaaggttttaacgaggcacattatctatggacatccaatggggagtgttataaatctattgaatgagtggatagtccataaagttagtacatgaacaatcatccatattcactaggtttatgaacttttttggataaaaatgtatttatttattatggtaACTTTTGAAGTGatttctcattttataaatAAGGTTGTTTATTCGTTATCGTATGATATACAAATGAGATTtacatatacttgaataagGAGAAACatcctcttcttctatctactttcttgtcttctttttctctttttgattatatttttatgagtttAATTTTATAACCGTTAGAAAAGTTCAATGAATAATTAGATTATTCAACTTTTCATATTTCCAAAGTCAATGCATTTTCTCTTATCCtctaattttattcattttatttcaaaggGATATCAGCACTCCCTGTCTCACTTTGCACCTGTAGTTTTGTGGCGAAGCAGCAATGTTCGCCAACCCTAGCTTCCATGGCCGACCTCTACACTTCCTACCAACAGTTCGCAATGAACTCTGCAGGTCATACGCTTTCCCTCTACAGCTTCACAGCACAACCTATCAGTTTCTTGCTTCCTCAACATTGGAAAACAGGAGGAACAGAAGCCGAAAACGAAGACGAAGTCTTAAGCAATTCTCCGTAAGAGCTTCAGTTGACCCTCAGGACTTGTCTCTTTTAGCTCAGGATACTGCAGGAGTTCCAGGTTCTCCTTCCCCTTTCTCTGTTCGAATTCCTGTTGGTGATAGACATATTACCGTTGAAACAGGTCTTATAGGAAGGCAAGCTAGTGGGGCTGTTACAATTAGAGATGGAGAAACTATTATCTATACAACTGTTTGTTTAGCTGATGTACCAAGTGAGCCTGCTGACTTTTTCCCACTTTCTGTACATTATCAAGAACGTTTCTCTGCAGCTGGTAGGACTAGTGGGGGGTTTTTTAAAAGGGAAGGGAGGACGAAAGATCATGAGGTTCTTATTTGTAGATTGATAGATAGGCCTTTACGTCCAACCATGCCTAAGGGGTTTTATCATGAAACTCAACTGCTTTCTTGGGTATTAAGTTATGATGGTGTGCATCCACCAGATGCATTGTCAGTTACTGCTGCTGGAATTGCTATGGCTCTGTCACAAGTACCGAATTCACAAGTTATTGCTGGGGTTCGAATTGGTCTTATTGGTGAAAAATTCATCCTGAATCCAACCATTAAGGAAATGGAGAACTCCAAGTTGGATTTGTTACTAGCGGGGACCAAAGAAGCAATATTGATGATTGAGGGGTACTGTGATTTTCTTCCGGAGGATAAGTTGCTTGAAGCTGTAGAAGTTGGGCAAGATGCTGTGCGAGGTATCTGCAAGGAGGTGGAAGCTTTAGTGCAGAAATGTGGAAAGCCCAAAATGTTTGATGCAATCAGATTACCTCCTAAGGAGCTGTATAAGCTAGTGGAAGAAATTGCTGGCAGTGAGTTAGTGGAAGTTCTACAAATCAAAAACAAGATTCCAAGAAGAAAGGCGTTATCATCACTGGAAGATAATGTAATAAGCATATTGTCTGAAAAGGGTTATATCAGTACGATGGAAGCTTTTGTGTCAACTGAGACGATGCCAGATTTGCTAGAGGAGGAGGACGAAGATGAAGAAGTGGTGGTTGATGGTGAAGTTGATGAGGGTGATATTCACATAAAGCCAGTTGCAAGAAAATCTGTGCCATTGCTGTTCTCTGAGGTTGATGTGAAGCTGGTATTTAAGGAAGTTATGTCCAAATTTTTGCGGAAACAGATTGTGGACAAGGGTAAGAGAAGTGATGGAAGGAGTCCTCAGGAGATACGATTGATTGATGCACGCTGTGGACTGCTTCCTAGGGCACATGGGAGTGCTCTCTTCACTCGAGGTGAAACACAGTCACTGGCGGTGGTAACACTTGGAGATAAGCAAATGGCACAGAAGATAGACAACCTTGTGGATGAAGATGAATACAAGAGATTTTATCTTCAGTACTCATTTCCACCCTCTTGCGTTGGTGAAGTTGGGAGGGTAGGGGCCCCATCTAGAAGAGAAGTTGGTCATGGCACGCTTGCAGAGAGAGCACTACAACCAATACTGCCCCCTGAAGATGACTTCCCTTACACTGTTCGTGTTGAGAGTACCATCACTGAAAGCAATGGTTCGTCGAGTATGGCGTCTGTATGTGGTGGGTGCTTAGCTTTGCAAGATGCCGGTGTTCCTGTTAAGTGTTCTATTGCAGGTATTGCAATGGGTATGGTTCTGGACACAAAGGAATTTGGTGGAGATGGAACTCCACTCATCCTTTCAGATATATTGGGTTCTGAAGATGCATCAGGAGATATGGATTTCAAGGTTGCTGGAAATGATGTTGGTATTACAGCATTTCAGATGGACATAAAGGTTGGAGGAATCACACTGCCAATCATGAAACAAGCTCTCTTACAAGCAAAAGATGGTCGAAAGCACATTCTTGCTGAGATGTCAAAATGCTCACCACCCCCTTCAAGAGAGCTGTCGAAATATGCTCCGCTCATCCATGTTATGAAGGTTAAACCAGAAAAGATAAACCTTATAATTGGCGCCGGTGGAAAGAAGGTGAAGAGCATTATTGAAGAAACTGGTGTTGAAGCTATTGAAACACAAGATGATGGTGTGGTGAAAATAACTGCAAAGGATTTGTCAAGCCTGGAAAAGTCAAAAGCCATCATAAGTAATCTAACAATGGTTCCAACTGTTGGTGACATATATAAGAACTGTGAAATTAAATCGGTTGCGCCTTATGGTGTTTTTGTGGAGATCGTGCCTGGACGAGAGGGATTATGCCATATCAGTGAGCTGAGTGCAAATTGGCTAGCCAAGGCTGAAGATGCTTTCAAAGTTGGAGACCGCCTGGATGTCAAGCTCATAGAGATCAATGACAAGGGGCAGCTTCGCTTAAGCCGACGTGCATTACTTCCAGATGCTGAGACCGAGAGACAAAGTACAAAACCACGCAGTGGTAGCCTTTCAAATGACAATGCAGTTTCACCAAAAATTTCAGACAAGGGTAAATTAAAGAAAGCTGTGACCGTCTCAAAGGAGAGTGAGAATCCTCTGAAGGAGAAAACAGTTCCGGTCAACATATCAAGCCCAGTGAAAGAAGCAGACAAGAGATCAGTAAGTCCATAAAAAGATGGACCAGACAAGTCCCAATCAAATATAAGTGGCGGCAACATCAGTCAATGGAGAGTCAAAAGTTGTATAAGAAAGCTATAATGAGGGATTAATTTAGTCTCATTTTGAAAATGTGGCAGGTGACTGTCCTCTCAGTTGGATATTAAAGAGGATGGAGAGTTGGGAAGAATTGAGTTATTGGATAGGCTGAAATTCAGATAGTTCTCTTTTTATCAAATTGAGAGGGGGGATATGATTCAAGCTGACATGAGAGTAAGCAGGTTGATTCTGATATTTTCAACAGCggaaaaaaatgtaaatgcaGTAATTTTCTCGGCGACATATGCATCCCTGATCAAGATGCATTTTTTCGAAAGAAAGACCAGTACGATCAGCTTGCTTATACATCCATGAAGCTTTTTTTCATCTCTGCCTGTAACCATTCTGAATGTGATTGAAGTTAGTAATTTCAAGCTGTTTTTCACTCTTTCCTTTCATGGTTATTATCTCTTATCTTCATTTTACTAAACTGCCTGCTCATGGGCAGATGTAGAAGCCCATATACGGGTTTTAATGCTTTAGTTCACTTGAGCCTTGTTGAGATGCTGGAACGTCCTGTTGGGGTTGGACAAATCTTTATCCCTTTTCCCATCTGATACTAGCTTACATAAGAGCTTCGcttgaatattaaaataattaattatcttcCAAGTATCATTCGGCCACGGAACAATGAATTACTAGATATTTGTCTAGTTCCTTCCAGAATTGAGTGCTTGAGGACCTTTGGTGTTATAAACCTAGCCATGGTGGTGGAAGACCCTTGTGGGAGTATGTCAAATTACATTTGGGACCCTGGAAAGATGCCTACATATAGAAGAGAGAAATAATCTGTTAGGACTCATGTCAAGACTTGTGTTATTTTCTTCTCATTAGGTATTTTGTACTAGCAGTCTGGAATCTTCcttttctattttacttttgttatttGGTTGCTAAATTGATGAACAATTTAATTGTGAGTTCTTTTTATTGATCAATACAAAACTTAGTTTGTTACATTGGTTTCTGTTTGCTAACCTGAGCAATACCCATACCTATTGTACATTTGATTCAACTTCCAAAGTTGGAAACTCGGATGCGGAACAAGTGTTTGATGAAATAACACAGGCAGAGGATTCACCATTTAATTCAGATGATGAGGTACTTGTATCTACAGAATGATATGTAGCACTACCGAAGCTCACTGTTCAATGAATGTTCCTAACAAGACAATGACAAGGTGTTTGTTGATGACCATTCTGATGCAACAATCTTTAGCTTGGAGAGTCACTCTGCTCTAGATGAATTTGAAGGTTCAATGAGTGTGGTTCAAGAAATTCTGTTTGTTAAAGACTAGAATTTTTTCTAGACAATTTTGCACCAATCTTAGCGAATGTTCAGTTAACTGTCCCTGTTTCTACAATTGGGATTCAATTCAAATGCGCATCCATTTCTATTAGCCATAGCTCATGCTTATGCACTAATTTCAACGCTTCTGCTCCATCATATGGCTCTGTACAACACAACGCATATGAACTCTCTGGTGAGAAGCTTCCTATTGGTCTACTACTTGATACCTCATGTTGCTATTAAAAGAGatacatgaatattttttaattatctcACAGTCATCTGGTTGTACAGCTGAGATTAGTTGTTGCATCACTTAGGACTCATTGTGTTGTATTAACTCCTATATATTCTTCATTAGTGTATGAATAAAGTACAGTTTTTCTCCTTGTCTATCTGGTCTATAAGTTGTTTTAGCCATCATATGAGGATGTGCCATATCTCCATTTTGAGCTTGAACCAATACTAGGTATTTTACCATTTGATAGTGTTGTGGATGTGTGGGTTGATACTGGGCAGGACTTCATGGATGATAGGTGGATTTAAAATGGGTGTTGAAGGCAGTGAACTGCTTCTGCACCTTACAAGCTACTGGGAGGGTTTTCCAAACTTTCCCTTGTGTATTCTTTTTTTGGTGCGATGCTGGTGGAGTTTATATTGCCTGATAATCTTCCTGCCCCTTGGTGTGGTATTTAAAGGCAACACACTTCTTGGCGCACAcatatttttgtcaaatatgACCCTTCCTCGGTAATTGGAACTTTATTTCTACGTCTCAAGTAAAGGATCAAATTGGtaatttcttctatttttccttccTCACTCTGCAGATGACAATTGGTgtttttggttcttttttttAGCATAAACACCAGTGGTATACAGCATCATTTCTGGTTTATTTTGATTACCGTGCATTCCTAAAGGAGTTGGCAGGTTCATGACAATGGTTCAATTTTCAGTCGTGTGGTTCGTGCGCTCTCCGAGTTGGCTTTGGTCACTAAGTTTACTACTGAATCAGCAAATATTGTTGGTCTATGGATGGTTCTTCCGTACCGCACTCTTGATATTGCTTCTATTGTATTCATCTATGTCTATAAACTTATTCTGGTATTTGCCACAGGATCACAATACTTATACCTAGTGAGGGAGCTAGTGTACTTGGAATGACACAGGAGAATTAGTTGAAGCCAAGAATGTTCTCACCATGGTCCTGTTCCTCATTGAATACATGGGTCATATTGTTAATGTCTGTCTAGATGTTTTTATACCACAAACGACGTGTTCAATTCAATGCAGTCTAGTGATATTCTCGCTCCAGGTTACAGTTTATGGGTGAAGTTCCTGTATTGCCTGAACTTCTGCGGCATGGACATGATCCTGAAGAGGATGCACGACTGTACGTGGATAGGGAGGTGATGGTTATTCTACTTTACTGATGTATATCCTTTTTGGTTCCTCTCTTAAGAGTTTTCC contains these protein-coding regions:
- the LOC101245783 gene encoding probable polyribonucleotide nucleotidyltransferase 1, chloroplastic — translated: MFANPSFHGRPLHFLPTVRNELCRSYAFPLQLHSTTYQFLASSTLENRRNRSRKRRRSLKQFSVRASVDPQDLSLLAQDTAGVPGSPSPFSVRIPVGDRHITVETGLIGRQASGAVTIRDGETIIYTTVCLADVPSEPADFFPLSVHYQERFSAAGRTSGGFFKREGRTKDHEVLICRLIDRPLRPTMPKGFYHETQLLSWVLSYDGVHPPDALSVTAAGIAMALSQVPNSQVIAGVRIGLIGEKFILNPTIKEMENSKLDLLLAGTKEAILMIEGYCDFLPEDKLLEAVEVGQDAVRGICKEVEALVQKCGKPKMFDAIRLPPKELYKLVEEIAGSELVEVLQIKNKIPRRKALSSLEDNVISILSEKGYISTMEAFVSTETMPDLLEEEDEDEEVVVDGEVDEGDIHIKPVARKSVPLLFSEVDVKLVFKEVMSKFLRKQIVDKGKRSDGRSPQEIRLIDARCGLLPRAHGSALFTRGETQSLAVVTLGDKQMAQKIDNLVDEDEYKRFYLQYSFPPSCVGEVGRVGAPSRREVGHGTLAERALQPILPPEDDFPYTVRVESTITESNGSSSMASVCGGCLALQDAGVPVKCSIAGIAMGMVLDTKEFGGDGTPLILSDILGSEDASGDMDFKVAGNDVGITAFQMDIKVGGITLPIMKQALLQAKDGRKHILAEMSKCSPPPSRELSKYAPLIHVMKVKPEKINLIIGAGGKKVKSIIEETGVEAIETQDDGVVKITAKDLSSLEKSKAIISNLTMVPTVGDIYKNCEIKSVAPYGVFVEIVPGREGLCHISELSANWLAKAEDAFKVGDRLDVKLIEINDKGQLRLSRRALLPDAETERQSTKPRSGSLSNDNAVSPKISDKGKLKKAVTVSKESENPLKEKTVPVNISSPVKEADKRSVSP